One window from the genome of Pseudomonadota bacterium encodes:
- a CDS encoding efflux RND transporter periplasmic adaptor subunit — MKKAIPILLALFLCAGAVGYYLRPVTTQPQSLGTAPAALSSPAVAVVTSGVRRGPANQRVESVATLLADEAVVIRSEIDGRVGALDVQEGRPIDKGHVLVTLDPAEYRAEVDQREAGLALGELKFKRARDLLTKRVMSKQEYDEMDAALKEARAALALARARLQKTVLRAPFSGILGLRQISPGDYVKKGRDLVNLEAIDPIKIDLRIPERHAAQVRPAQRIVVKVEAFPEAVFEGEIYAVDPRVDEASRSLRVRGRIPNQHLKLR, encoded by the coding sequence GTGAAGAAGGCTATACCGATTCTATTGGCACTTTTTCTATGTGCCGGCGCGGTGGGGTACTACTTGCGCCCCGTAACGACCCAGCCTCAAAGCCTCGGCACGGCGCCGGCCGCGTTGAGCAGCCCCGCCGTCGCGGTGGTTACCTCGGGCGTGCGCAGGGGCCCCGCCAACCAAAGAGTCGAGAGCGTCGCTACGCTGCTCGCCGACGAGGCGGTCGTCATCCGTTCGGAGATCGACGGACGGGTCGGGGCGCTCGATGTTCAAGAAGGCCGGCCGATCGACAAAGGCCACGTCTTGGTCACGCTCGATCCCGCCGAATACCGGGCCGAGGTCGATCAGCGTGAAGCCGGCCTGGCGCTCGGGGAATTGAAATTCAAACGCGCCCGCGATCTGCTCACCAAGCGGGTGATGAGCAAGCAAGAATACGACGAGATGGACGCGGCCCTCAAGGAGGCGCGCGCCGCTCTCGCCTTGGCCCGGGCGCGCTTGCAGAAGACCGTGCTGCGCGCGCCCTTCAGCGGCATCCTCGGTTTGCGGCAGATCAGTCCCGGCGATTATGTCAAGAAGGGCCGGGATCTGGTCAACCTGGAGGCCATCGATCCCATCAAGATCGATCTCCGCATCCCGGAGCGCCACGCGGCTCAGGTGCGGCCGGCCCAGCGGATCGTCGTTAAAGTCGAAGCTTTCCCGGAGGCTGTCTTCGAGGGTGAGATCTACGCCGTCGACCCGCGCGTCGATGAAGCCTCCCGTAGCCTGCGGGTCCGGGGCCGCATCCCCAATCAGCACCTCAAGTTACGGC